A region of the Gambusia affinis linkage group LG11, SWU_Gaff_1.0, whole genome shotgun sequence genome:
GAGAAGCGCAGcagcattgtttttgttgcgtCCGCTGTCCAATTAGCTTAACTTTTCTAATGCACAATCCCTAATGGCAGcgcacatttgtttttcctgatgGTTCATGCTAACAGAGAATTATTTTGACACTGCTTTAGAAGAtgcacaacaaaacacatttttcacaatcCTTTAAATGTATTACTCCAActcatttggtgtttttgttaaatctaTATGTAGACatgaagcttttgtttttggtccccaatataaatttgatcaaataattCATACAAAAGGAGTCTCTACCAAATATTGAGTTTTTAGAAATGAGCAAACCGTTCAGAGACCTGACCTAAAAAGCAGGGCCAGccccgaaaaaaaaaaaaaaaaaacggtggAAAAGCTCCGAAAGCAAGCGGAGCTGGTGGAGAAGGGGCGTAACAGGCAACAGAAACGAGCATCTCCTTGACATGTTGTGCAAATTCAAATTCATATACTGGAAAATGCATATTATACACTCTTCAGAGTGTATAATATGTAAATGAGGATTTATCTCTTTAGATAAATCCTCATCGCACATCTAATCAGTCCCTCAAGAACAAAATATATAGTATTTGGTGGCAGTTATCACTGCAAAGCGATCTGTGTTTTTCCTATCACTTTTTGTTGGTCGTAACGATGCGGCCGATTAGCGCAAGTGAACATCCGCTGACCGCCTGACTAATGAAATCTGTGCCTCTCGTGCAGGACACGGAAACGTACAAGAGCTCAGTGAAGGAGGACATGATGCGCTGGCAGAACACGCTGCGGAGCCACAGCTCGGCGGACTGGGTCATCATTGTCGTGGAAACCAACGACaccaagaagaagaacaagCCCAACATCCTGCCTCGCTCGTCCATCGTGGACAAGATCCGCAGCGACTTCTGCAACAAGCAGAACGACAGGTCGGAAAACTTCTCCATTTCAAACGGGTCGGTTCAGATAAAAAGAGTCAGAAAACGAGAAACGGTGGCGCATCGACTTCCCATCGTTGTCAATCCACACTTCCTTGTTTTGTTGCGCTCACATTTTGAGCTTCCGCCTCTGTTTCTGTCCTGTCAACACAGACAACgtttggggtttttgtttcatccttTAAATTTTTGAGCAGAAGCGCTCGCTTGTTTCTCCTTCTTGACAGTTCTTCAGTCGTAGAATCAGAATTAGTCCAGCTGGCCTGCAAATGTATCAAATTCTTTTTGTTATAAACAGGTGCGTGGTTCTGTCGGACCCTCTGAAGGACTCGTCCCGGTCCCTGGAGTCCTGGAATTCCCTCCTGTTGAAGCTGCGCACTCTCCTCCTCATGTCGTTCACCAAAAACCTCGGGCGGTTTGAAGACGACATGCGTACGCTCCGAGAGAAACGCACTCAGCCCGGCTGGAGCTTCTGTGAATATTTCATGGTTCAGGTATCCCAGCGTATTGAACTATGTCTATCTGTTAAGatggagttttgttttgttttgttcttctgtcATTCATGTCCATGTTCAGCCTCTTTAATGCCTGTGAATGTCCAGGAGGAGCTGGCCTTTGTGTTTGAGATGCTGCAGCAGTTTGAAGACGCCTTGGTCCAGTATGACGAACTTGACGCTCTTTTCACTCAGTATGTCCTGAACTTCGGCGCAGGAGGTGAGTTGTCTCCACCAGTccatgtggtttttatttttgtttttttttctcctcactttTACAACCAGAAGTTGGGCGTCGTTTTATTTTCGACCGGCTTGTGTTTGTCCGCAGACACGGCCAACTGGCTGGGGTCGTTCTGCGCCCCGGTGCGCAACTGGAGCGGCCTGCTGCTGCGGCGGCCCATCGACATGGAGAAGAGGGACAGCATCCAGCGCGGAGAGGCCAGCCTGTTGGACATGAGGAGCTACCTGTTCTCTCGGCAATGCACTTTACTGATCTTCCTGCAGAGACCCTGGGAGGTCACGCAGAGAGCCTTAGAGCTGCTCCACAACTGTGTGCAGGAGCTGCGCCTGCTGGAGGTAAACTGAGCCCGGTTTCTTCTTCACGGCTTTACGCGCCGTTGTGCCACACAGCTCCTCCTAAAACGCTTTTGCTCTCGACCTCGTGCAGGTGTCTGTGATAGACGGGGCGCTGGACTGCTGGGTGTTTCTCAGCTGCTTGGAGGTTCTGCACCGGATCGAGGGCTGCTGTGATCAGGCACAGCTAGCTGCTAACTGCTCCCACACTGTGGGACTCTGGGTCTACGCTACAGACAAGGTGAAGCAAAATGCtagatatttacatatttgtataaATGATTTAGTCTTTCGTTCACCATAAGAGTGAGGAATTTATCAGACTGAGTTTGGTAAAGATGCGTAGCAGTTGGAGTGGAAGACAAAGAAGACGCAGTAGGTGAAGACGGAAAGATGGGGAGAgacagattaaaagaaaaatatttatataatttaagaGAGAtgtaaaatgatgcaaaaaattttcaagttttttctttccttggaAACAAAACTTACCTTTGACGTTTTCTTGCCGTTAGGCTAGCagcatcaaaataaaagcacttcctgCTTTCCTCTTTCAAACACTCCTTTATTTACTTACTACACATTGcatcttttattctgtttattttataaattttgaaCATATTAACTATTTAGAATTGaggacaaagatttaaaatatgtatttacaaAATGGTTTTCCAATATTATCAGAAATCCTCCAGCTTACAATGAGAAGAAACCCTCCAAAGCATATTTAGTGCTGCATATGTAGACAGTATGAAGGCAGGGATAAACAGGTTCATACTTAGTTATTGCAAAGCGTGATCCAAACAGAAATTCACCATTAACATAATAGGTTTTCATATAGTCTTATTCACTTTCTTAAAGCATAAATGTTATGTAGATATTACATTtgaaaatttttccaaatataaatCAGCCTTTAACaggtttttatgtgataaattgACCACAACATGATTAAAAGACAgcttaataaatattaaaatgataaaatttaaCTATCAAATTTTACGTAACAATTTTGGTCCGAGGACGAACTGTATAGATCTGAAATCCTAACCTGCAGAGATCTGGTGTTAGAGATCTCTGCACGTGGATctgatgagaaaatgtttatttcggCCATTAGAAACGTTGGGCTCAACTCTGAATTGGGGTGATACACTTGACACCTGACCTTGAAGAGGGACTTGTGAACATCTTCGATCTCTACAAACAACATGTAACAATTgagcatatttttttctgtatagtCATGAAAGCCTATCTGTTCCTCTTAGTTTGTTTTACAGAGGCAGAGCGAAATTCTTACTGACTAAAGaagcatttttgttgttatttgattaaaatgtaaaaaggggaagaaaaaaaaaaatttacccaaacaataaaagtatcccctttttttgttgttgttgatgcaGCTGAAGAGTTTGGGTGAACTCTGCGGCCTGGTGTCAAAAAACGGGCCGACGTCCGAGGACCTGAACAGGACCGTGGATCTGCTGGCAGGACTCGGGGATGAGAGGCCAGAAACCGGTGAGCTTGGACCCATAGATGTAGcactgagatttaaaaaaatatatatatataatttaaatttctgGGTTAAGCTTATTTGCTAATtgggacagtttttttttacattgttttgcaGCAGCTGCCCAGCGAGCCTCCTTTAGATTCAGTCTAGCTGATTCGGGAGAAGAGTTTGACGTCTTCTATTTATCTCTCCAGCTCGTTATTTTAACTCGGCtatcaatttgaaaaaaaaaaaaaaaaaaagaaacaagctgTTGGAAAGCTTAATACCTGGTTatagaaatgaaattaaaacctGCTTGACTTTGGTTTAAATTGGAGAAAGTCAACACTGTTTCTCTCAAATGTCTATTCACAGTCAACAGCTTGCAGAGTCCTtacaaaaagctgaaagaagCCTTGTCATCCGTGGAGGCTTTCGAAAGGCACTATCTTGTAAGTCCGTCTCAGTCTAACCTCTTGGTGTATTTCATTGGAAAATACTGCTCCAGTTGTCCCATCGATATATTTTCTGACGTAACGTCCTTGAAACATTGGATcaaattttttctctctccattcCAACACCTCCTTGTTGGCTCTCTGTTGCATCAGGAACTTTCTCATGCTGCTATGGAAATGTACCAGGCCATCGGCCGGCAGCGCTCCGCCAGGCTGGTGGGGAAGAGCCTGGCTGAGTTCTACATGTAAGGACATTTGGGAGTGATGTAATGTACTCTAACTATGTAGATTGGTGTGCGGTTAtaccagaaaaatgtttgtttacccGTCTGCGTGGGTCTTTGACAGGAGGAAGGGAGACCCCGAGCGGGCGGAAACGTTTCTGCAGGAAGCTTTGAAGTCGTACGTATCGGAGGGGTGGAGCCTTCCTGTGACGCACACCAGGAAGCAGATTGCTGAGTGTCAGAAACTGCTGGGCAGAACTGAAGAGTATCCTTGGCTCGTGACTAACGTCGGCTAAAACACACCACTTATTTCTGCCTTTTTGGTAATCGTGTCAATAAGCATTAACAAATGCCGTTTGCTATTGACCCGTGGAGGTAAAGCTTTCCTCCACcgtgttttatgattttatgtctATTTGCAAGAGTAAAGATTTATGCACATCTAATTAATGGAAAAACCCTTAGACAAGTTTTTGGTAGGATCATTAGACGTAGAAAGATCACCTTTAAAAGCAGGCGTTTTTTATTATGTGGTTTCCTTGACAACTGCAGCTACTTGCAAACCAGTGCCTTGTTGGCCGGTGATGTGAATCTCTCCACGGAGGAGAGGAAGCACTTTTGTCAGGAAATTCTCACTTTTGCTGGCAGGTCCGGAAACCAATGTAAGTAATCAGTCATggatatgaaaaaatattaaagtgcattggtgtgtttttaatcagtttgtaACAGGTCAGGTGCCTTCATTTAAACGtctctttctgctttgttttaactTGGAATCTAATGAAATTAGTTTGTTAAACACTCAGTTGAGTTTTCATTAATGCAAACATCTCAGCATGTGTAGGCAGAAAGCAGAAAGGCAAAGGTGAGGAAACAAATTAGTGACATTTATAGTAGAGTTACTTCTGGAGGTACAACAGTAAATCAGTTTTGGCCAACTGTAATCGGTGAACCCCTGGTTTTTGCAAATGGACAGATTAAGCAACTTCTTCTGCATGTATATTCTGAACAGGACTGATTTCAGTGGCGTACAGttattaaaaagtacaaaagctTCTCCTTCTCACTTGTATTTTCTTTCCCATCTTCCGCAGCTCACAAAGTGACTCTCAGCATGAATGTCTTTGCTCAGCTAACGCGGCTCCAGTTCCACCCAGCGGCCGCTTCGGTGCACTCCGGAGCCGTGCTGCAGGTGGAGCTCACTCTGAGGTGCCTGATGCCCGTTTCAGTGCGCATTCAGCAGCTGGCTGCTAGCATTCACTTTGACATTGATCACGGAGGGATTCACGGGAGGTCCAAGGGGACGCTGAGGAACACAAACCAAGGGACGGTAGAGTTTAAACAGGGCAACTCGTCAGCAGGCCCGCCCTCCTCCGCGGCTGCTGGTCCCACGCTAGAAATGGACGAGATTCAGGACAGGAGTCCCTCGGACAATTCTCTCAACTCCGTAGGAGTGGTGTGCAAAAACACCCACCTGATCATTCGCCGCCGTGAAAACGGCTCGACGCCGGAGACGTCCAACTGTGTCAGCCCGCCCGCTGTCGCCATGAAGGAAGGAGGACAGATGCTGAAGGTGCAGAATGTCACGTTAGAGCCCGGAAACAACAGCATCACCTTCACAGCACCCGTAAGGAGGCTTTTGGTCTCACTTCTGAACATTTACTTctataaattatgttaaaagTATGTTCATGCGACAGAGTATTTAGGCCCggctacaaaataaataagtaaattatgAGAAGGCAGTCATTTTATGTAAATTCATACAACAGAATATTGGGgccaagctaaaaaaaaattatgaaaacaaagtagtatgttgatttaaaaaaaaaaagttgtacaaGAATTAAGTCATAATTCTAATAGAATAAAGTACGACTGTAatataatacaaaaaatgttgTAACACTGATAAAAATGCTGTAGTAATACAACAAGAAAGAAGTCATagtaatacgagaataaagtcttaataatttgagaataaagttgtaatattattagaaaaagtcataatattatgcaaaacaaaaagttgtaaTTATAATGAGGAATGTAGAGCATCCTAGTATTGAATCACGGATGGCCCAAGCTGGTCAGgatttcaaaaatatacaatatcaataaaacaacttttttccaaGTAATTTAATGACTTACaatattatattttcataagaaaaaaaacaatcttgatCAAAATGGGAGATGTAGCTCATCGTTTTCTCGGTCCTCCACATTTTGCCCATTTATTCTCTGCTTTCCTTTGATTTTGCTCCACAGAGTGGACAGCCGGGGACTTACATGTTACGGCAGCTGTGCGCCACAGTGGGTGAAGTGCAGTTTGTGCTGTCTCATATCTACCCATCGGTCCGATATGAAGTATATTCTCAGGAGCCCCAGCTCACCGTGGAGCCACTTTCAGGTCTGAATTTATGTTGTATGAGTAAAATCCAACCCCTGCTATAAGACACTAAAAGACATGTTTTCAGATAAGTAGTTATTTTCATGAAACTTAAAACCAGACGGCTTAAAACATCATCTCGAGTCGGTCTTTCTCGAACTGTGGTGCCCGTACTTCTGGTGCTCCGCGGGGGCCCCCTAGTGGTCCACGAGTTACTGCATGTAAACGAACGTTTATTTGCCGTGACGTCAGCTCAAAGTGCGACGCTTACAGCTAGCTTACCGAAGGATTGTGTTAAAAGTAACAATGGAAAACTGGCGTGAAACCGGGTtactcaaaagaaaagctgcagataaCACTGGAAAGAAAACGACTCCAGGAATATTATATAATCAGAGGAAGCTAAGTTACAGCTGCTGAGTGTTGATGTATCGTTCACTACCGATTGGATTCCTTTGAACGGCTCTATGCGGTGAGGGGTAGGACTCGACTCAGTTAGTCAGAACTGTCCCttgttttttatgactttactTGGAATGAATGATGCTCTGCTTACACGTCTACAGctgttatttgtatttaattaaatgattaaattcatttaaatacaattaatacaTGTAATTGATTGAAATGGgtagattatttttatatttaaaggtgCAGAACATAATTTTTGGTTTCTGCTAAAGCAACTCAAGTCTCAGAAACACTGTCCTAAGTGAACAGGCTGctttaaaaattcacattctGCAGAATGAAATGAACTCTTAACTCACGCTTTGGTTCCACCGAGGCCAAAAGCGTTCTGTCATGTCGTTCTCCTGCTCACTGTGCTTCTGGTTGGTGTCTTCAGAGCCTCTGTTGGCGGGGATGCCTCAGTTGGTGAAATTCACCCTGCTGACAGGCCACTATACTGTGAAGAAAGGGGACGCTCTGCAGCTCAGCAACACGGAAACCATGCCCATCCTGCCCTCCTCCAGCTGCACGGCCCGCATCAGCAGCCCAGAGGCGGGTCAGTAACAACAGCTGCTCATCACTGATGCAGTTTAACATGTTCTTAGATTTGATTCGGTCCTTTCCAGCATCATACAAGATGCATACAGGTGCAAGAAATCCTGGTAAATGCTTGAATTCTTTGCTAGGTGGtgtcaaggtttggaaagtgcttgatctTGATATTCAGATTTGTGtagttgaaataaatatttaacatgttaaagTTACTGAAACCgaaggatttgtttttatcGTTTCGTTCTTGGACCACTCAGGTGTATAGCATATGTGtgaaagacatttcaaaacatgcaattttgctttattttagtttagtttgtgCCTGCTATTTAGAATACTACAAgaagacattattattattaacagtgATAAATGATATCTGTTAATCATGACTTGagactgactttttttttttttttttttttttttttttagttcatttgtattgtttttatctccaaagtgtggtgctggaaaaatgtaaaaactcacctggaaaatgcttgaattttgcTTTGGGAAAAACAGCATCAACCCcagatagattttatttttt
Encoded here:
- the trappc10 gene encoding trafficking protein particle complex subunit 10 isoform X1, with the translated sequence MESQEEKPVIYTMENKPIVTCAGDQSLFTSLYTSLAQQLPREPMEWRRTYGRAPKMIHLEANFVQFKEELLPKEGNKALLTFPFLHIYWTDCCDTETYKSSVKEDMMRWQNTLRSHSSADWVIIVVETNDTKKKNKPNILPRSSIVDKIRSDFCNKQNDRCVVLSDPLKDSSRSLESWNSLLLKLRTLLLMSFTKNLGRFEDDMRTLREKRTQPGWSFCEYFMVQEELAFVFEMLQQFEDALVQYDELDALFTQYVLNFGAGDTANWLGSFCAPVRNWSGLLLRRPIDMEKRDSIQRGEASLLDMRSYLFSRQCTLLIFLQRPWEVTQRALELLHNCVQELRLLEVSVIDGALDCWVFLSCLEVLHRIEGCCDQAQLAANCSHTVGLWVYATDKLKSLGELCGLVSKNGPTSEDLNRTVDLLAGLGDERPETVNSLQSPYKKLKEALSSVEAFERHYLELSHAAMEMYQAIGRQRSARLVGKSLAEFYMRKGDPERAETFLQEALKSYVSEGWSLPVTHTRKQIAECQKLLGRTEDYLQTSALLAGDVNLSTEERKHFCQEILTFAGRSGNQSHKVTLSMNVFAQLTRLQFHPAAASVHSGAVLQVELTLRCLMPVSVRIQQLAASIHFDIDHGGIHGRSKGTLRNTNQGTVEFKQGNSSAGPPSSAAAGPTLEMDEIQDRSPSDNSLNSVGVVCKNTHLIIRRRENGSTPETSNCVSPPAVAMKEGGQMLKVQNVTLEPGNNSITFTAPSGQPGTYMLRQLCATVGEVQFVLSHIYPSVRYEVYSQEPQLTVEPLSEPLLAGMPQLVKFTLLTGHYTVKKGDALQLSNTETMPILPSSSCTARISSPEAELVGESVLSIQSSEKVTSISLPPSPPYHALEFQLEVLCIIPSGSERPANERLTNGEVRHRPRSYSHPNTPMTAIDQRMSIDCPWSIYSTLLALTFYIPFKTKHSLLSAGNRKYIQVCVQNVSDMNFTLADLKLTEKQHSSLELQSFNTKTNQLLCSKHSVFCLWEVRWKDDLPSCLQCVFSANFSPLNQDSSAFKPFHYQFQLERVTTLYSVRAEILPPAGEQHCRSGLVCELEVCITRLTEPSEGEVAEDSKTDTDGLKTTRLMYEVADSSSNWAVCGKSSGMVLMPLRVNATHKVQIEVMPLFAGHLPFPRIKVLKYLPHNAAAAIQPDPDSCVENDSLSLLDKSLDDQGDTASIRSRGSVHSVGSSDQQQRGVAMPRLEPFSAGQVFNNSHSQQVLVLPTADDHIMEVNAT
- the trappc10 gene encoding trafficking protein particle complex subunit 10 isoform X2, producing the protein MPAASLTADCSIFSASLAGPGVHRNTGNQSAGDQSLFTSLYTSLAQQLPREPMEWRRTYGRAPKMIHLEANFVQFKEELLPKEGNKALLTFPFLHIYWTDCCDTETYKSSVKEDMMRWQNTLRSHSSADWVIIVVETNDTKKKNKPNILPRSSIVDKIRSDFCNKQNDRCVVLSDPLKDSSRSLESWNSLLLKLRTLLLMSFTKNLGRFEDDMRTLREKRTQPGWSFCEYFMVQEELAFVFEMLQQFEDALVQYDELDALFTQYVLNFGAGDTANWLGSFCAPVRNWSGLLLRRPIDMEKRDSIQRGEASLLDMRSYLFSRQCTLLIFLQRPWEVTQRALELLHNCVQELRLLEVSVIDGALDCWVFLSCLEVLHRIEGCCDQAQLAANCSHTVGLWVYATDKLKSLGELCGLVSKNGPTSEDLNRTVDLLAGLGDERPETVNSLQSPYKKLKEALSSVEAFERHYLELSHAAMEMYQAIGRQRSARLVGKSLAEFYMRKGDPERAETFLQEALKSYVSEGWSLPVTHTRKQIAECQKLLGRTEDYLQTSALLAGDVNLSTEERKHFCQEILTFAGRSGNQSHKVTLSMNVFAQLTRLQFHPAAASVHSGAVLQVELTLRCLMPVSVRIQQLAASIHFDIDHGGIHGRSKGTLRNTNQGTVEFKQGNSSAGPPSSAAAGPTLEMDEIQDRSPSDNSLNSVGVVCKNTHLIIRRRENGSTPETSNCVSPPAVAMKEGGQMLKVQNVTLEPGNNSITFTAPSGQPGTYMLRQLCATVGEVQFVLSHIYPSVRYEVYSQEPQLTVEPLSEPLLAGMPQLVKFTLLTGHYTVKKGDALQLSNTETMPILPSSSCTARISSPEAELVGESVLSIQSSEKVTSISLPPSPPYHALEFQLEVLCIIPSGSERPANERLTNGEVRHRPRSYSHPNTPMTAIDQRMSIDCPWSIYSTLLALTFYIPFKTKHSLLSAGNRKYIQVCVQNVSDMNFTLADLKLTEKQHSSLELQSFNTKTNQLLCSKHSVFCLWEVRWKDDLPSCLQCVFSANFSPLNQDSSAFKPFHYQFQLERVTTLYSVRAEILPPAGEQHCRSGLVCELEVCITRLTEPSEGEVAEDSKTDTDGLKTTRLMYEVADSSSNWAVCGKSSGMVLMPLRVNATHKVQIEVMPLFAGHLPFPRIKVLKYLPHNAAAAIQPDPDSCVENDSLSLLDKSLDDQGDTASIRSRGSVHSVGSSDQQQRGVAMPRLEPFSAGQVFNNSHSQQVLVLPTADDHIMEVNAT